One segment of Nothobranchius furzeri strain GRZ-AD chromosome 13, NfurGRZ-RIMD1, whole genome shotgun sequence DNA contains the following:
- the LOC139062544 gene encoding uncharacterized protein encodes MTSIGDRRLIGASLVASPEKRMKIHREVRTISLNVRRTAPLTDICTVGVTAHSGMQDVRSRPSTFCLSVVVLQWRQAQEGRQTAFSQRHSPAPIEGPPRRKEGIKWFFPGSPTCMIHLEKLQMEATRQKSTQAPKIHQMTHFEPWRKYFHQAHLLINNSSALSCSHLRRSSVFRMTELLTSSPVLRPPNRGGPFQPPVSRMSPSHHPRWNLDEPVSPESLFSTQLSLQKVKPRNLLPEGRRVKNPWAGWVRSV; translated from the exons ATGACCAGTATCGGTGATCGGCGGCTGATCGGAGCGTCCCTCGTGGCTTCGCCTGAGAAAAGAATGAAAATTCACAGAGAAGTTCGGACTATTTCACTAAA CGTACGGAGGACTGCCCCGCTAACTGACATCTGCACG GTCGGCGTAACAGCACACTCTGGGATGCAGGACGTCCGGTCCCGTCCATCCACCTTCTGCCTGTCTGTGGTTGTGTTGCAGTGGCGACAGGCACAAGAGGGGAGGCAGACCGCCTTCTCCCAGCGACACTCGCCAGCTCCTATAGAGGGTCCCCCACGCAGGAAAGAGGGAATAAAATGGTTCTTCCCAGGTTCTCCTACCTGTATGATACACTTGGAAAAACTCCAGATGGAAGCCACCAGACAAAAATCCACCCAGGCACCCAAAATCCACCAGATGACTCATTTTGAGCCTTGGAGAAAGTATTTCCATCAGGCTCACCTTCTGATCAACAACTCTTCTGCATTGAGCTGCAGCCACCTTAGGAGGAGCAGCGTCTTCCGGATGACGGAGCTCCTCACCTCATCTCCAGTGCTGAGGCCACCCAACAGAGGCGGACCATTTCAGCCACCAGTCTCAAGGATGTCCCCGTCTCATCACCCTAGGTGGAACCTAGACGAACCAGTAAGTCCAGAGAGCCTCTTTTCCACCCAGCTCTCTCTTCAGAAGGTGAAACCGCGCAACCTTCTGCCTGAAGGAAGGAGGGTGAAGAACCCCTGGGCTGGATGGGTGAGGTCCGTTTAG
- the LOC129163769 gene encoding uncharacterized protein isoform X3 yields MIKVYRASGAACGEGMKSLLEKLDDQTSDVLSYRKATALRGLPMFMDKHSGSLLKDCLDTEPVEDQINSMKMGILTVIEDDVATVQSSPNIRFFAVVLEEQIVVDEVSDLPTAFALLFGLIYALNMDYPKELKYTFETIQKVFMCLDPKCSARVQSFKNKLLQY; encoded by the exons ATGATCAAGGTGTACCGTGCAAGTGGTGCAGCTTGTGGAGAAGGCATGAAGAGCCTTTTAGAAAAACTTGATGACCAA ACATCTGATGTGCTCAGCTACAGAAAGGCTACTGCTCTTAGAGGTCTGCCCATGTTTATGGATAAACATTCTGGGAGCCTTCTGAAAGATTGCctg GACACAGAGCCAGTAGAAGATCAGATTAACTCCATGAAGATGGGAATCTTGACCGTTATTGAAGACGATGTTGCCACCGTCCAGTCAAGCCCAAACATAAGGTTCTTTGCTGTTGTGCTGGAAGAACAGATTGTTGTGGATGAAGTAAGTGACCTACCAACTGCTTTTGCTCTCCTCTTTGGCCTCATCTATGCCCTCAACATGGACTACCCTAAGGAACTAAAATACACTTTTGAGACCATTCAAAAAGTGTTCATGTGCCTTGATCCCAAATGCTCAGCAAGAGTCCAGTCCTTCAAAAACAAGCTGTTACAGTATTGA
- the LOC129163769 gene encoding uncharacterized protein isoform X2 codes for MLQIFYKSVVESVISSAIVCWGSSIRSRDLKRLNSLITKAGSVLGTTVEPLEEMMQRRILQRIKTMMDNPEHSLHKTVRQRKSVFSQRLLQFGCNTDRYWRSFLPTAIDTEPVEDQINSMKMGILTVIEDDVATVQSSPNIRFFAVVLEEQIVVDEVSDLPTAFALLFGLIYALNMDYPKELKYTFETIQKVFMCLDPKCSARVQSFKNKLLQY; via the exons atgctgcagatcttctacaagtctgttgttgagagtgtgatctcttcagccatcgtctgttggggtagcagcatcagaagcagggacctgaaaaggctcaacagcctaataacaaaggctggttctgttctggggacgactgtggaaccgctggaggagatgatgcaaagaaggattctccagagaatcaagacaatgatggacaaccctgagcattctcttcacaagactgtccgacaacggaagagtgtcttcagtcagaggcttcttcagtttggctgcaacactgaccgctactggagatccttcctgccaacagccatt GACACAGAGCCAGTAGAAGATCAGATTAACTCCATGAAGATGGGAATCTTGACCGTTATTGAAGACGATGTTGCCACCGTCCAGTCAAGCCCAAACATAAGGTTCTTTGCTGTTGTGCTGGAAGAACAGATTGTTGTGGATGAAGTAAGTGACCTACCAACTGCTTTTGCTCTCCTCTTTGGCCTCATCTATGCCCTCAACATGGACTACCCTAAGGAACTAAAATACACTTTTGAGACCATTCAAAAAGTGTTCATGTGCCTTGATCCCAAATGCTCAGCAAGAGTCCAGTCCTTCAAAAACAAGCTGTTACAGTATTGA
- the LOC129163769 gene encoding uncharacterized protein isoform X1: MYALRSFNVCSKMLQIFYKSVVESVISSAIVCWGSSIRSRDLKRLNSLITKAGSVLGTTVEPLEEMMQRRILQRIKTMMDNPEHSLHKTVRQRKSVFSQRLLQFGCNTDRYWRSFLPTAIDTEPVEDQINSMKMGILTVIEDDVATVQSSPNIRFFAVVLEEQIVVDEVSDLPTAFALLFGLIYALNMDYPKELKYTFETIQKVFMCLDPKCSARVQSFKNKLLQY, from the exons ATGTATgcacttaggtccttcaatgtctgtagcaagatgctgcagatcttctacaagtctgttgttgagagtgtgatctcttcagccatcgtctgttggggtagcagcatcagaagcagggacctgaaaaggctcaacagcctaataacaaaggctggttctgttctggggacgactgtggaaccgctggaggagatgatgcaaagaaggattctccagagaatcaagacaatgatggacaaccctgagcattctcttcacaagactgtccgacaacggaagagtgtcttcagtcagaggcttcttcagtttggctgcaacactgaccgctactggagatccttcctgccaacagccatt GACACAGAGCCAGTAGAAGATCAGATTAACTCCATGAAGATGGGAATCTTGACCGTTATTGAAGACGATGTTGCCACCGTCCAGTCAAGCCCAAACATAAGGTTCTTTGCTGTTGTGCTGGAAGAACAGATTGTTGTGGATGAAGTAAGTGACCTACCAACTGCTTTTGCTCTCCTCTTTGGCCTCATCTATGCCCTCAACATGGACTACCCTAAGGAACTAAAATACACTTTTGAGACCATTCAAAAAGTGTTCATGTGCCTTGATCCCAAATGCTCAGCAAGAGTCCAGTCCTTCAAAAACAAGCTGTTACAGTATTGA